DNA sequence from the Bacillota bacterium genome:
CGATATGTAAAAACATTTCTCTCCCCCATTGTAAAATATTTGCTATATTAAATATTAAATCTTGAGCATGAACGACAGACCAAACCAGTCTTATTATTTATATATTCTACCCATCTTTCCTATTTTTCCTGCAATCAAAATCCGCTATGCTAAAATTTATATCCCTGACTATTTTCCTTCCTGAAAAATCGTTTAATTTCTTTATCAGTTGAGGTTTCAACATCGATAGGTGATACGCCCACACCGAATCTTTTACTAAAACCCTAAAGACACCATTAGTTATTTTTTCAGCTTTTGTAACCTCTGCAAGAGAGTTTCCCACAAGATCGTTCCAGCTTTCAATCAGCATGTGCTGTTGGTAACCCTGCCAGAGGCCATGGCTTTTAAGGAGATTTTCAATCAAAGGCCCTACTTTTTTCATCCACAACACTCCCGTGTTGAATATATATTTTTTTTAGATCCTTAGAAACCTTCTCGGTTAGAAAGTTAATATCGGCAGATGTGGTTATAAAAGATTGGCCATCGTATTTTTTTAAAAATAAAAATAAAAATTCCTGTCGAGCTGAATCAAACTCAGAAAAAACATCATCCAACAAAATTATCGGTGCAAACCCACACTGCCTTCTAAACAAGTTCACTTCACCTATCCTTAATGCCAATGCTGCAGTTCTTTTTTGCCCCTGAGAAGAATAGTGACGGGTGTCGAAATCATTAATATATATTTTCAGATCATCCAGGTGTGGACCAATGAGGGTTGCACCTCTTCTTATTTCCTGATCAAAAAGCTCAGGTAACTTATATCTAAAATCATTTTCTATATCAGCTAGA
Encoded proteins:
- a CDS encoding DUF721 domain-containing protein; the encoded protein is MKKVGPLIENLLKSHGLWQGYQQHMLIESWNDLVGNSLAEVTKAEKITNGVFRVLVKDSVWAYHLSMLKPQLIKKLNDFSGRKIVRDINFSIADFDCRKNRKDG